From the Bos taurus isolate L1 Dominette 01449 registration number 42190680 breed Hereford chromosome 20, ARS-UCD2.0, whole genome shotgun sequence genome, one window contains:
- the LOC132343197 gene encoding S-antigen protein-like, which produces MALADEVATAGCRLSVCLSVCLPVARLLSQEGCVLVRRRGGKVGASVGRRGGAEALGWTAPPWLPVGLGTGQVSGRMGAQGPGWAAPRPTGGSEARGPRGSGGGRAESQTPPGRVALGSERDRGRPGSPSAAGPGEARGGGRQDLRAPQPTPQAPCARTPGMPLGVPEALRAAEPGQAFAGRGVAVFGGMAALAGGVWSRVVRLKYSAHPHGEVRPAGPTGRSEEREAQRRAFRAPGGSRLLLRPYHPERA; this is translated from the coding sequence ATGGCTCTGGCTGATGAGGTTGCGACGGCGGGCTGTCgactgtctgtgtgtctgtccgtGTGCCTGCCTGTCGCTCGTCTGCTCTCGCAGGAAGGTTGTGTGCTTGTCCGGCGGCGTGGGGGAAAGGTGGGGGCCTCAGTAGGGCGAAGGGGCGGGGCTGAGGCGCTCGGGTGGACCGCGCCTCCGTGGCTCCCGGTGGGTTTGGGCACCGGGCAGGTGTCGGGCAGGATGGGCGCTCAGGGCCCTGGCTGGGCTGCGCCTAGGCCCACAGGAGGCTCAGAGGCCCGAGGGCCGCGGGGGTCGGGCGGCGGCAGGGCCGAAAGCCAGACACCTCCGGGCCGCGTGGCCCTGGGCAGCGAACGGGATCGAGGGAGGCCCGGCTCGCCGAGCGCGGCCGGGCCTGGAGAGGCCCGGGGTGGAGGGCGCCAAGACCTCCGCGCCCCTCAGCCCACCCCCCAGGCCCCGTGCGCACGCACGCCTGGCATGCCGCTGGGGGTCCCGGAAGCCCTCCGGGCTGCCGAACCTGGCCAGGCGTTTGCTGGCCGCGGGGTGGCAGTGTTCGGGGGCATGGCGGCATTGGCTGGCGGAGTCTGGTCGCGGGTCGTTCGGCTCAAGTACAGCGCACACCCCCATGGTGAGGTGCGGCCTGCTGGCCCGACCGGCAGGTCAGAGGAAAGGGAGGCACAGCGCAGGGCTTTTAGGGCGCCCGGCGGCAGCCGCCTCCTTCTACGGCCATATCACCCTGAACGCGCCTGA